Part of the Oncorhynchus nerka isolate Pitt River linkage group LG14, Oner_Uvic_2.0, whole genome shotgun sequence genome is shown below.
GTAGCTTCGAACTTCCGGCCATGACTAATTCAGGTGGCATTGTTGACAGTTTATGTCTCTACCATAACCTGTGGGCAGACAGGCCTAACCTCCCAGCTATCCAGCATTCACTACAGAGGCATTGTTTGAATGGACAAATGACTATCTCTTCACTGGTCTTGTTTTCGTTAGCGTGTCTCATCGAAACCGGTCGTCAACCACACATACCGACCAGGGAAGTGAAAGAATCTGGCCCAGCTTGAAAATTACCATGTCAACTGGTTTCAGGTCAGGGGGAAAGAAGTTGACTCCACCCTTTCAGGAGCAGAGAGATCCATATAACTTCAGGGGATGTGACTGAGCCATTAGTTAACAACGATTACAACCAAGCTGAGCTGACCTGCGGTTGACTCTCCTCTACAACCTCTGCCCCTAGCTTCATTGATTTTACAACAAAAAAGAAGTCTTCAAAATGGTGTCGATGGGAAGACAGATGCTGGGCTTCGTCCTGGCTATCATCGGGTTCCTGGGGACCATCATTGTGTGTGCCCTGCCTATGTGGAAAGTCACAGCCTTCATCGGAGCCAACATCGTGACTGCTCAGGTCATCTGGGAGGGCTTGTGGATGAACTGTGTAACCCAGAGCACGGGACAGATGCAGTGCAAGATCTACGACTCCCTTCTGGCCTTACCCCAGGACCTGCAGGCTGCCAGAGCTCTGAGCGTCATCGCCATCATCGCGTCATGCTTCGGCATCCTCCTGGGAATTGCTGGAGGAAAGTGCACCAACTTTGTGGAGGATGAGGCTTCCAAAGCTAAAGTAGCCATTGCCAGCGGGATCATCTTCATCGTGGCTGGCGTCCTCATCCTCGTCCCTGTCTGCTGGTCCGCCAACACCATCATCAGGGATTTCTACAACCCCCTGCTGGTTGAGGCCCAGAGGAGGGAGCTGGGGGCCTCGCTATACATCGGCTGGGGCACCGCAGGGCTCCTGATCCTGGGAGGGGGGCTCCTCTGCAGCTCCTGCCCACCCAAGGAGGAGCGTGACAACTACCCAGTGAAGTACTCACAGGCAAGATCCACAGCTACCAGCAGAGCTTACGTCTGAGCAGGAAACTGTTGAAAGAGAGACTATAAATTATTTGATTACCTTTGGTAATCCTCTGTGAATTGAAAATACCCTGCAAGACTTGGCATTTTCAAGTCTTGTTCTTCTGCATTTTACATTTTGAAAGTGATGTGAAATCAAAACAGAATGAATCTATGAAAACAAAATTACTGAGTACTTTAGGACTGCAAGAAAAAGACAAGACAGAACTCTTGTCCATAAGAGAAGTAGTGTGACTGTATATGCTGCCTGTAGAGATCATCTCAAGAATCAAGATAGGGATGACTGAAGTGAATTGAAGCCATTCCCATAACCCTAACTTCTCTTTTGCTGTATAAGGACACTGTACCAGAATGATAATATTGATATTCATGTAAGAACATGGGCAATATGATTTGAGAGTTAAACCAtaggtacagtatatatgtatgatTCACTTGTCATAACTTTGTACTGTAGATCACAGTATGTTTTGCAAACATACAATATATGTTCATTGATTATGTCTAAAGAACTTGTTCAATTGCTAACTTTATTTTTCTATAAAACGTTTCCAACAAAGTTTACACATTGGTCTTAACTGTCTTTTTTAAATAAATAGACTCCAAGTTACTGTGATTTCCTTTATCTCAGCTGAAATCTTAAATGTCTAATAGCATAGTATTTAGGTGAAATGACCTTCTGATGATCCTTGCCCACTGCCTTCTGTTCGAATTACACCAAAAGTGGTTTTGGAAAGTGGGATTTTACATCCCATTGATTCGAGTAAGAAAGTGAGGAAAATATTTATAGTCCTGTCACACAATCCTGAGAACACCGATTTCTTCTAACGATTTGAAATAAATTGACCCCATTATACCCTCTTTACTGTAAGACTGGCAGTGACAGATTGACACCAATTAGTTTTCAAAATCTTTAAAGTGGGGCAAGAATGCACAGATTAACCAGTTACCCAATTTACGTCAGGTGGGATAAGAAAACAGTTCTGTATTTTAAACTGGCTTCCTCTCAGAACCAGCTATGTAGAATTTAGGTCCGCCAGACAAACATTAGAAAAACTGGTAGAACCGGGTTTTGTTTTCATTGTTGAATAGACTATAGTGCCTACTTTCTTTAACTGTGAAGCACTAACAACAGTATTACCTTATCACCCCTGAAACTACATCGTAATTCCTTGTGACATGTTTTGGTATAATTGGCATATCTTCTTGTGAAAGTGACACACtttttacatactgtacattacataaTGCTTTAGTTAACAGTGCACATGGAGAAATATGTTGTATGACTTTAAACAGATTAgattatctctcgctctctccccccctctctcttctgtccattGGTGTGCAGATGCTATGTGAATGTCTCCAAACCGGTTGGGGCATACTGCAtgctctggatactgtggtgacGTCTCGAAGCCAGTGAGAGTGAAGCTTGGCAATGGTGTGTAAAGCAAAGTAAAACACATCACTGTTGTTTTTTAAGTTGAGAATGTGTAAACTAAGAAGGTATGATGCGTTCAAAAATCCTCTCTTTTATTTTCTGCCCTCCAACAACTATATATAAACTTAATTCAGCACTATTTGCCATCTATTGCTGATAATGTCAAGTTTATTTTGCAGTTTGAGCTTTTAAGCTGCTGAGTTTTCTGGCACATACCTACATCCTCGTTCCTCATCGATGTGTTTGAACCATAACAGCTTTTGTAAACCGATCTACCATCTCCAAAAAGGAGAATAAAATGAAACACTCACCTTTATTGTCCACAGACAACAAAGAATCCTGTAAGGCTGAGATTCTTTGGCTGGCTCTCTGTTTCTTATAACAGCTAGTAACACTCTTCTTTCTCATTTTCAAATGTACATAAACACTTGATCAGCTTCCAATATTAACTTGGAGACACTTGGAGTGAGTCGACGAgtagagcaagacagagagtcACTGCATTCAGAATGGGTTCTATGGGCATGTAGATGCTGGGCAGTGCCCTAGCCTTGCTCGGCTGGGTGTGGACGATCATTGTCTGCGGCGTGCCCATGTGGAGGGTAACTGCCTTCAACGGCAACAACATTGTCACCTCGCAAACCATATGGGAGAGCATCTGGATGAGCTGTGTGGTCCAGAGCACGGGCCAGATGCCGTGTAAGGTAAATTACTGCTAGCCCTCAGCTCCGACCTGCAGGCTGCCAGAGCGCTGGTCGTGGTGGACATCGTGGTAGGAATCGCCAGCCTCCTCATGGCGTTCGCCGGGGGAAGTGCACCAACTTTGTGGTGGAGGAGGTAGCCAAGGCACAGATGACAGTgggggcagggggggggggggtgctctaTCATCAGTGGGATCCTGTGTCTCATCCCTGTATCCTGGACGGCCAGAATCTTCATCCAGGAATTCTACAATCCGCTCCTGGTGGATGCCCAGCAGAGGGACCTGGGGGCCGCGCTCTACATCAGCTGGGGGGCTGGGATCCCAGGTAACTGCTCCCCCAGGGAGCATGACAAATCCCCTATGTGAGGGGGCTTAGTCGTCAGGAGGTCACATCAAAGCAGCAGGTTCTGTGGCAAGCCCCTCCACCCCAACAAAGACCTACATTTAACATGACAGTTCATGGGACAAACTGGTCGGCATGAACATTTCAAAAGGTATTGGTGGtataatgtcacgccctgaccatagtaagctgtttactctctatgttggttgggacgtgatagtgactagggtgggtgatctacgttttttgtatgtctatgttggcctgatatggttcccaatcagagacagctgtttattatTGTCTCTgcttggggatcatatttaggtagccatttcctcatttgtgtttgtgggatcttgtctacattgAGTTGCCTGAGTGCACACCAGTAGTTTCACGGTTCGTTTATGCcttattgttttgttttggtgagtttcagtttataaaaaatatgtggaactctattcacgctgcgccttggtcaactcattacgacgaacgtgacagaagatcccaccaaatatggaccaagcagcgtgtacaGGAGgagtggacttgggaggagacCCTGGATGGTAATGGACCCTGGACGCAGGCCGGGGAGTATCGCCATCCgaaggaggagatagaggcagcgaaagcagaacGGCGATGATACGAGGAGATAGCTCAATGAAgcaagcacgagaggcagccccaaaacaaCTTGCCGTGCGAAagggagcatccagccaggagggttgtgccggctcagcgctcctggtctccagtacatctcctcggtccaggatatcctgcgctggCTCTACGCACTGTATCGCCAGTACGCTTTCACagtccagtgcgtcctgtgccagcgccccgcaCTTGTCGGGCTAAAGTGAGCATCCAGCAAGGACgcattgtgccagctctacgctccagacctccaatgcgcctccacagtccagtacatcctgtgcctgctccccgcactcgccctgaggtgcgtgtcaccagcccggtaccaccagtgccggcaccacgcatcagACCTCCAGTGTGGCAATTTTTTCTAAGTGTATGAGTGTATTAATATGCCACTATTTTGATATATGTAAATGTTATTTGTTTCTCGAAGTATTGCATGGCAATGTAATTTTCAACCATTTAAAGGAAGTTGATTATACAGTACACTGTTGCAAATTATATTAGTCAGCACGTTTATACTGTTGTATGACCTCTTTTATTACATAAACAATTTTTTCCATatttatggtgtgtgtgttgactcagtACTCCCACTGATGTCCTTGTTTTCC
Proteins encoded:
- the LOC115141796 gene encoding claudin-4-like yields the protein MVSMGRQMLGFVLAIIGFLGTIIVCALPMWKVTAFIGANIVTAQVIWEGLWMNCVTQSTGQMQCKIYDSLLALPQDLQAARALSVIAIIASCFGILLGIAGGKCTNFVEDEASKAKVAIASGIIFIVAGVLILVPVCWSANTIIRDFYNPLLVEAQRRELGASLYIGWGTAGLLILGGGLLCSSCPPKEERDNYPVKYSQARSTATSRAYV